The uncultured Desulfobacter sp. genomic interval GAGTTAACATTATATAGCATTCGGTTGCCTCCAAAAACGCGAGTAATTTAATATTAGTTGGGGTTTAATCACCAAAGCATATGCCAAGGGTTCTAGCCGTAAGAATTAACTCTCCGTTGGGGTCAACGCTGCGTATTCTGTTTACGGCGTCTTTTAAATGCACGCTTCCCATCATTCCACTGGGCTTAAGTGCCACCATTTTACCGAAATTTTTGCTGGCCGCCATATGCACGGCCTGAACCCCAAACCGGGTGCACAATTGTCTGTCCCAGTGGGTTGGTTGACCGCCGCGCTGGAGGTGGCCAAGGACCACGCATCGACTCTCTTTCCCGGTCTTTTCCTGGATTTTTTCGGCAAGCAGATAACCAATGCCGCCAAGGCGGACTTCTCTGTCTGTATTATTGTTGTCGGACACCACCATGGTGTCGTCAAGCTTTGCGCCTTCAGCCACAATAACAATGGTAAATAATTTGCCCATAGCTTCCCGGGATCTGATTTTTTTTTCAATGGCCGGCATGTTGAATTTTATTTCAGGGATCAGAATTACATCCGCGCCACCGGCAAGTCCGGCATAGGCTGCTATCCATCCGGCATACCGGCCCATGACCTCAAGCACCATGACCCGGTTATGACTCTGGGCGGTTGAATGCAGTCGGTCAAGGGCATCTACGGCACAGGCCACGGCAGTGTCAAATCCAAATGTCTGCTGGGTGGCATCCAGATCATTGTCAATGGTTTTAGGTACACCAATGACAGGCAGTCCTGATTCATGCATCTGTAAGGCTGTGGTCAAGGTGCCGTCTCCGCCGATGACTACAAGTGCGTCAAGGCCCAACGCTTCCGTACTCTGCCGGACCTGGTTCATCAGATCCTCTGGTATTTTTCGTGTTTCACCCTGGCCGGTTTTCGATGAAAATCTGCCCGCATTTGCCGTGCCCAGGATGGTACCGCCGCGAATGAGAAGTCCGTCCATATCCCGGACAGTGAGCGGGTCAGCTTGTACAGGAGCCAAGAGCCCGTCAAAGCCACCTCGTATGCCTATGGTGGCAAAGCCCTGCATATCACCTGCTTTTACAATGGCCCGGATCACTGCATTCAGTCCAGGGCAGTCTCCTCCCCCTGTTACCACACCAATTTTTTTTCCCATCTCTTCATCCTTATTAATGGGGAATAACTCCCATATTTGAATATAGGTGGTTGAATTTGCCTCACGGTGCTATATCAGATAATCAATAATCAAACAAATAAATTACAACGGAATCATTTTATAAGGTGTTTGTGACTTGAAATCACTATACTTTCATTTCTCCTGCCATTCCTGTTATACTTGACATCCTGGATCATCGAAAAAAATTAATTAAATGACCTTTATGTATATTTCTCTCAGGAATGATCTTGTAATAAGTTCATGATTTTGGTAAAAGGACTTGTTTATATACTTTGCTATAAATAATTATTGGCCAGCCTTTTCACCCACCTTTTTGATGTGACGGCTGGCCTTTAAAGTATAAATAAACACCTTTCCTTTCTGGAGGCCTTATATTATGTCCAATGTATTACCAGAACAGGGGCTGTCTTTTGATGATGTGCTCCTGCTTCCCGATTATTCCGCCATCTTGCCTGACGAAGTGACTACACGCACCCGTTTGACCAAGGAGCTTGAACTCAATATTCCCATTGTCAGTGCGGCCATGGATACGGTGACCGAATCAGATACCGCCATCAGCATGGCCCGGGCCGGCGGCTTGGGATTTATCCACAGAAACCTGAGCATTGCCGAGCAGGTGGTTGAAGTGGACCGGGTTAAAAAAAGTGAAAGCGGTATGATTGTTGACCCTGTGACCGTCCATCCCGATGCCACTATTTCCGATGTGCTGAGTATTATGGCAAAATACCGGATATCCGGTATCCCGGTTGTGGAAGGTGATAAGCTGGTCGGTATCGTGACCAACAGAGATCTTCGTTTTGAGACCCAGTTAGATAAACCGGCCAGGGAGGTTATGACCAGTGAAAATTTGGTAACTGTACCCGAAAAATGCACCCTTGAAGAATCCAAAATCATGTTGCATAAACACAGAATTGAAAAACTTCTGGTGGTGGATCCCCAAGGCAAACTAAAAGGACTGATCACAATTAAGGATATTGAAAAGATAAGAAAATATCCCAATGCCTGCAAAGACTCCCTGGGACGACTGAGAGCCGGTGCCGCCATTGGTGTGGGGTCTGACATGATGGAGCGTGTGGAAGCGCTTCTGAATGCCGGGGCAGATGCTCTGGTTATTGATACGTCCCATGGGCATTCCAAAAATGTGGTCATGGCGGTTCAGCGCATAAAGGCCGCTTTTCCCACCTGCCAGCTTATTGCCGGTAATGTGGCCATGGAGGCCGGGGCAAAGGCATTGATTGATGCAGGTGTTGATGCCGTTAAAATCGGCATTGGGCCTGGTTCCATATGTACCACCCGTATTGTTGCAGGTGTCGGCGTGCCCCAGTTGACAGCCGTGATGAACTGCGCTGAGATTTCAAAGAAAACCGGTGTCCCCCTGATTGCCGACGGCGGGATTAAGTATTCCGGGGATGTCTCTAAAGCTCTGGGCGCCGGTGCCCATTCCGTTATGTTGGGCAGTATGCTGGCCGGTACCAAAGAGAGTCCCGGCGAAATCGTCATTTACCAGGGCCGCTCATATAAAGCTTACCGCGGCATGGGGTCTGTGGAAGCCATGAAAAAGGGCAGTTCCGACAGATATTATCAAAAAGATACCGGTGAAAATGAAGAGTTGGTTCCCGAAGGCATTGTGGGCCGGATTCCCTACCGGGGAACCATCCGCGAAAATATTGTCCAAATGACCGGTGGACTGAAGGCCGGCATGGGATATTTAGGTGCAGCGACCATTGACGAGCTCCATCAAAAGGCCAAATTTGTTCGGATCACTGCGGCGGGATTAAGGGAAAGTCATGTCCATGACGTTTCCATCACTAAGGAAGCACCCAATTATAGAGTGGAAAGCAATTAATTCCCATGACTGATAATCAGGATATACCCTTTTATCACCTGCATCTGCACTCTGAATACTCTTTGCTTGACGGGGCCATCAGGTTAAACGACCTGATGGCAAGATGTAAGGAGTACGGCATGGATGCCGTGTCCATTACAGACCACGGCACCATGTTCGGTGTGGCGGAGTTTCATGAAAAAGCCCAAAAGGCAGGCATTAAACCCATACTGGGTTGTGAAGTCTATGTGGCGCCTAGAACCTTGAATGACCGTACCCAACTGGATCGAAAAGGATTGAGTCATCTGGTGCTTTTGGCCAAGGACAGGGAGGGGTACACGAACCTTTGCAAGCTGGTGTCAGTGGCCCAACTCAAGGGGTTTTATTTTAAGCCCAGAATCGACAAGGAACTTTTTGCTCAACACGCCAAGGGCCTTGTGGGGCTTTCCGCCTGCCTGAAGGGGGATATTCCTCAAGCCATTTTGGCGGGGGACCAGGCAAAAGCAGATGACTTGGCGCGGTTTTATCTTGATACCCTGGGCGAAGGAAATTTTTTTCTTGAAGTTCAGGAAAACGGTATGCAGATCCAGCATCGTGTGAATGAGGGGTTGCTGGATTTGAGCAAGCGGCTCTCCATTCCCATGGTGGCCACCAACGACTGTCATTACCTGTCCAATGGCGATGCCAAAGCCCATGAAATCCTTTTGTGCATCCAGACAGGTGATACTTTTGATAATGCGGACCGGTTTAAATTTGATTCGGACCAGCTCTATTTCAAATCAAAACAGGAGATGGCCGATTCCCTGGGCCATTTTCCCGATGCCATTGCCAATACAAAACTGATCGCAGACATGTGCGAGGTGGATTTTGGTAAGAAAACCTATCATTTTCCGCGATATGATCTTGGCGATGGGCTGTCCGAGGACGAACTGTTTAAAAAACTTGCCATGGAAGGCTTTGAAGAGCGCCTTGCCAAAATCAAAACAAAGAATCCGAACATTGAAGAACAGGTCTACCGGGACCGGATCAAGTACGAGATTGACATTATTCTTGAAATGGGGTTTCCCGGCTATTTTCTTATTGTTGCAGATTTTATCGGCCATGCGCGAAAAATAGGTGTCCCGGTGGGGCCGGGCAGGGGATCTGCAGCCGGTTCCATGGTGGCTTACGCTATGGGAATTACCGCGCTTGATCCCATTGAGCACGGACTGATTTTTGAACGGTTTTTAAACCCGGCTCGTATTTCCATGCCTGATATTGATGTGGATTTTTGCATTGAAGGTCGAGAACAGGTCTATGATTATACGGTTGAACGGTACGGGGGCCCCGATTATGTGTGTCAGATCATCACTTTCGGAAAGCTCAAAGCCAAGGCCGTAATCCGGGATGTGGGAAGAGCCTTGGGCGTTCCCCTGTCTGAAGTGGATGAAGTGGCCAAGATGATCCCTGACAATGCCAAAAATTTGAAAAAAGCATTGGAAGAGGCGCCGGCCATAAAGGATAAATGCGGGGAAACAGAGGTTAAAACCCAGATGCTCGAGGTTGCCATGCTGCTTGAAGGGCTGCCCCGGCACGCATCCACCCATGCCGCAGGTGTTGTGGTTTCCGACAAACCTTTGTGCGAATATCTGCCGCTGTTCAAGGGTAAAGATGGTGAAACCATTACCCAGTTTGACATGAATTTCACTGAAAAACAGGGGTTGGTTAAATTCGATTTTCTTGGCCTTCGCAACCTGACCGTCATTAAAAACTGTATTGCCCTGATTGAAAAACAGGGCGATACACCGCCGGATCTTCTGCACCTGGATTATTCGGATCCAAAGACTTTTGAACTTTTGCAAAATTCCGATACCACCGGGGTGTTCCAGCTTGAAAGTTCGGGTATGAAGGAACTGATTTCTAGGCTGAAACCGGCCAGTTTTTCAGATATTGTGGCCCTTGTGGCCCTCTACCGGCCAGGGCCCTTGGATTCGGGCATGGCAGACAGCTATGTGGAACGTAAGCATGGCCGGGAGCCTGTAGTATATCAGTTCCCGGAACTTGAGCCTGTGCTTGAAGAGACCTACGGGGTGATTTTGTACCAGGAGCAGGTCATGAAAATTGCCGGGGTCCTTGCCAATTACAGCATGGCCCAGGCAGACGGCCTTCGAAAGGCCATGGGAAAAAAGATTGCTGCCATGATGGAGGAGCACCGGACCCTGTTTATGAACGGTGCCCAGGAAAACGGCCATGATCCCAAAAAGGCGGAAGAGGTTTTTGACCTTATGGAAAAATTCGGCGGCTACGGCTTTAACAAGTCTCATTCAGCCGCCTATGCCCTGATTGCATTTCAAACAGCTTATCTTAAAGCCCATTTCCCTGTTGAGTTCATCGCAGCCCTGATGACGTCCGAACGCAGCAATTCCGATGCCGTGCTCAAATATATGGATGAATGCAAAGGCCACAACATTAAAGTTCTGCCCCCGGATGTCAACCAGAGTGACGCCTTTTTCAATGTGGATGATCATTGTATCCGATTTGGTCTGGCTGCTATTAAAGGTGTGGGCGAGGCTGCCATTGAATCTATTGTAGAAAATCGTGAAAAGGACGGAGACTATTCCAGCCTTTATAATTTCTGCGAACGGGTGAATTTGAGCAAAGCCAATAAAAAAGTGATAGAGGCCCTGATTAAATGCGGGGCGTTTGACTCCACAGGTGATAAACGCGCCCAGATGATGGCTGTGCTTGAAGATGCTTTGGATCATGGTGGCAGAATCCAGAAGGAAAAAGCCGATGCACAGCTGGACCTGTTTGCCGATTCAGGTGTGGGCATCAGCCTGCCCTCCAGTATTCCAAGAATGCCCGACATTG includes:
- the dnaE gene encoding DNA polymerase III subunit alpha, encoding MTDNQDIPFYHLHLHSEYSLLDGAIRLNDLMARCKEYGMDAVSITDHGTMFGVAEFHEKAQKAGIKPILGCEVYVAPRTLNDRTQLDRKGLSHLVLLAKDREGYTNLCKLVSVAQLKGFYFKPRIDKELFAQHAKGLVGLSACLKGDIPQAILAGDQAKADDLARFYLDTLGEGNFFLEVQENGMQIQHRVNEGLLDLSKRLSIPMVATNDCHYLSNGDAKAHEILLCIQTGDTFDNADRFKFDSDQLYFKSKQEMADSLGHFPDAIANTKLIADMCEVDFGKKTYHFPRYDLGDGLSEDELFKKLAMEGFEERLAKIKTKNPNIEEQVYRDRIKYEIDIILEMGFPGYFLIVADFIGHARKIGVPVGPGRGSAAGSMVAYAMGITALDPIEHGLIFERFLNPARISMPDIDVDFCIEGREQVYDYTVERYGGPDYVCQIITFGKLKAKAVIRDVGRALGVPLSEVDEVAKMIPDNAKNLKKALEEAPAIKDKCGETEVKTQMLEVAMLLEGLPRHASTHAAGVVVSDKPLCEYLPLFKGKDGETITQFDMNFTEKQGLVKFDFLGLRNLTVIKNCIALIEKQGDTPPDLLHLDYSDPKTFELLQNSDTTGVFQLESSGMKELISRLKPASFSDIVALVALYRPGPLDSGMADSYVERKHGREPVVYQFPELEPVLEETYGVILYQEQVMKIAGVLANYSMAQADGLRKAMGKKIAAMMEEHRTLFMNGAQENGHDPKKAEEVFDLMEKFGGYGFNKSHSAAYALIAFQTAYLKAHFPVEFIAALMTSERSNSDAVLKYMDECKGHNIKVLPPDVNQSDAFFNVDDHCIRFGLAAIKGVGEAAIESIVENREKDGDYSSLYNFCERVNLSKANKKVIEALIKCGAFDSTGDKRAQMMAVLEDALDHGGRIQKEKADAQLDLFADSGVGISLPSSIPRMPDIDEWEGKVLLELEKEALGFYITGHPMDDYADIIRKFTSVNTLTLQDVKDEKMVRIAGDLKVQKIHKTKKGDLMAFCNIEDQYSTVELVVFPNLYARTHTFLSQEQVVIVEAEVQRKENTVKLIGEAIVPATQAETLWAAGIVMQVDAKRHETDVLDQIKPVIERYPGNCVSLFNIHIDSEHPDVMVKLSDEYKSDACLGFFQEIETILGPGSIETRCAPVKDKVKKKKRWPKKQVS
- the guaB gene encoding IMP dehydrogenase, which codes for MSNVLPEQGLSFDDVLLLPDYSAILPDEVTTRTRLTKELELNIPIVSAAMDTVTESDTAISMARAGGLGFIHRNLSIAEQVVEVDRVKKSESGMIVDPVTVHPDATISDVLSIMAKYRISGIPVVEGDKLVGIVTNRDLRFETQLDKPAREVMTSENLVTVPEKCTLEESKIMLHKHRIEKLLVVDPQGKLKGLITIKDIEKIRKYPNACKDSLGRLRAGAAIGVGSDMMERVEALLNAGADALVIDTSHGHSKNVVMAVQRIKAAFPTCQLIAGNVAMEAGAKALIDAGVDAVKIGIGPGSICTTRIVAGVGVPQLTAVMNCAEISKKTGVPLIADGGIKYSGDVSKALGAGAHSVMLGSMLAGTKESPGEIVIYQGRSYKAYRGMGSVEAMKKGSSDRYYQKDTGENEELVPEGIVGRIPYRGTIRENIVQMTGGLKAGMGYLGAATIDELHQKAKFVRITAAGLRESHVHDVSITKEAPNYRVESN
- a CDS encoding ATP-dependent 6-phosphofructokinase; the encoded protein is MGKKIGVVTGGGDCPGLNAVIRAIVKAGDMQGFATIGIRGGFDGLLAPVQADPLTVRDMDGLLIRGGTILGTANAGRFSSKTGQGETRKIPEDLMNQVRQSTEALGLDALVVIGGDGTLTTALQMHESGLPVIGVPKTIDNDLDATQQTFGFDTAVACAVDALDRLHSTAQSHNRVMVLEVMGRYAGWIAAYAGLAGGADVILIPEIKFNMPAIEKKIRSREAMGKLFTIVIVAEGAKLDDTMVVSDNNNTDREVRLGGIGYLLAEKIQEKTGKESRCVVLGHLQRGGQPTHWDRQLCTRFGVQAVHMAASKNFGKMVALKPSGMMGSVHLKDAVNRIRSVDPNGELILTARTLGICFGD